GTCCTTCCCTCCTTAATCATAATTTCCGGATTCTTTCCGGGATTAATTCATCGGTACTCACATGTGTCTTTCTATGGAATCACAATTCATGTGTCGCGGCCGCGGGACGATTGTATCTAAATCCGCAGCCCTAACTTATTGAACGTATCGTCCAATAAGGTACGATAATCATAGTTCTGTTTGTGATACGATTTAACTATTTAGTTACTTCTTTGCTAAGCGCTCTGTTTCTTATTTAGCGTCTTTTGGTCTCTTAGCGCCGTATTTAGAACGAGCCTGTCTTCTCTTAGCAACACCTGCTGTATCAAGTGTACCTCTGACGATGTGGTATCTTGTACCTGGCAGGTCCTTAACTCTTCCTCCACGGATCAGAACAACGCTATGCTCCTGAAGGTTGTGTCCTTCTCCTGGGATGTAGCTTGTTACTTCGATTCCGTTAGAAAGACGAACTCTGGCGATTTTTCTCAGAGCTGAGTTAGGCTTCTTAGGTGTAGCTGTCTTAACTGCTGTACAAACACCTCTCTTCTGTGGTGCAGATACATCAGTTGCACGCTTCTGAAGGGAGTTCCATCCTTTCTGAAGTGCCGGTGCTGTAGATTTCTTTTCAGAAGTCTGACGTCCTTTTCTAACTAACTGGTTAAATGTTGGCATTCTTTTTCACCTCCTATGATTTCACTCGTTGTCTTCCGGCTTATGCCGAAAGGGCTGCAGATAATGGTTCATTATCTGATATTTGCGCACAAAAACAGAATTTCTCCTGTGCACGCTAAATTAGTGTATTACGTTTTTTCCCGAAAGTCAAGGGATTTTCTAAGATTTTCTGCAACTATTCTCTCTTTTTTATCCGAGGAGCCAGCACCATACCGGAAGTGTGAATAATGACAGGATGGTCGTGACAAAGATCATTCCTGTTGCATATCCCTCATTCCCATGATATTTGGCAGACAGCAGTGCAGTTGTCACCGGTGTCGGCATCCCCGCAATAATAACCGTAATTC
This window of the Mediterraneibacter gnavus ATCC 29149 genome carries:
- the rpsL gene encoding 30S ribosomal protein S12, producing the protein MPTFNQLVRKGRQTSEKKSTAPALQKGWNSLQKRATDVSAPQKRGVCTAVKTATPKKPNSALRKIARVRLSNGIEVTSYIPGEGHNLQEHSVVLIRGGRVKDLPGTRYHIVRGTLDTAGVAKRRQARSKYGAKRPKDAK